The window AGGCTCGAAATGGTCAGTAAGAGCCTTTACGGTAGTCTTGTATTCGTCACTTCCTTCCGGCGGTTCTGGAACGGTAAGGGTCTCAAACACATCACAGGTTTCTTCTCCCACGTAATGCAACAAGATGGCTTTCTTTTGAGATGCTCGGGTAATGTTCATTGCTGTAAACATGTTGTCCAAACGCTTGACATACTTCTCAAAGCGAACGGGTACTGTATCTCTTGGTTGAAGATCAAACTCAGGAAAGGTCGGTAGGTTAACTGCCATTGCAGAGGCTGCTGAAGGCTGCAAAGGCGAAGTGGTTGATGAAGAATCTGCAGGCATTGAAACAAGGCTGATGGGGTAGGATTTAAACGCAAAGATTTCCGTTCTCGATTATTTGCATcctatcctcgtcgccagttgtgatgttttgaatggATTTCAAAACAGGATGCAAATGATTAACAACGATTTAATAAACAGATGCAAGAAGACATGTTACAGCATAGGTGGACGCCATGATCGTTCTGTTCGATATATCCCATAGTTCCTAGCGAACATCCGGTATCAATAACGTCGGGTTTATATGAATATTACAGTAAACAACACATTGCTGATTCACAAATGATGGCTTCATTTTCTACTATCAGCTACTTTGTTTTGCATAATGCCTCAGAAACCAGGGCGGTAAGAAAcaccaatacaatacaattggATTTGTATAGCCCATATTCCTTAAAATGTTCATATACTGCTGTTTGCATTATGTCAATTTAAAAGTTACAATGCGGTCCGGAAACAATTCAATTCATAAGATTGGTTTTACAGTACAACCGGTTTCCATGGGCAAAAAAATTGGGGCAAGATCTTAAACCAAAAGAAATAAAGCCATCAATTGTGAATCAGCAATGTGTTGTTTACTATTTTAAATGTGATATGTCTTGGGTGATGCAGATCATGTTGGGTATACAGGCCGACACCCGTCACCAGCACATTGCTGAACACAAAAATTCGGCCATTGGCCGTCATTAAATGGAAGCTCACGTTAGCAAAAATGTTttggaagaaaaccaatttagtCTTAAGAAAGTGCCacggcaaatttgattgcttagtctaCGAAATGCTCTTCATTGAGGTCTCAAGCCTAATTTAAATATCCAGAAGGATTTCATACTTGCCAAACCTTTTGTtcaattttcattgttcctttctATTACTATACCCCCTTGTCAGCTATTgttcttttagtatttatagattgTAATTCTCAAATAACGTTGACTTGATAATTAGGTTTAGCcgacgtcgaaacgtcgtcgttttTAACAAAACTTTTAATATTTCAGCAtgtttaaatatatatttatcgcaattttttataattaaatgtttttcaacgaaatacAGTGAATAATGGATTTTTTAAGTTAAACACAACttgtgaaatgatatatgaaatggatcatatatgaactgcgtatatgaaatcaagtgaagctatgatcctagcAGTtctgaatgcaatttttgcaattgtgtaaagaagcctgaaaatttcacgTCAATTCTAGGACCGATTcttttttctgttatttgtaAATGACATGCCGAATGTAATTAATAGTGCGACGCTGGCGATGTTTGCTGACAATTCTAAATGTTGTAGGATCATAAAAAATGATGCTGGTTTTAGGAAATTGCAGCAGGATTTAGTTTCGCTTACAACGTGGTCCTTGTCAAATGAATTGTATTTTCATCCTACAAAGTGCAGTAATCTGCGTATATCTAGGAAGCGTATTAGTCCATATCGTAGCTATAGTATAAATGGTATAGATGTGGAGGTTGTCTCAACTGAAAAAGATTTGGGGGTAGTTGTCGTAAATGATACCTCTTGGAAGGATCATATACTCATAATAGTTGCTAAAGCAAATAGGTTACTGGGCTTTATTAGAAGGAGCTGCGCAGGAATTGTTGGCAGTGTTGCGCTGTTGCGTCTTTACTGTTCATTAGTGCGTTCACACTTTTGCTGTTGCTCTCAGTTATGGACACCTCAGTCTGTTATCAGCAATTTCGTCTTAGTTGAAAAAGTGCAAAGAAGAGCTACACGCTTTATACTAAAAAATAGTAGTAACTTATCTTATATGGATCGCTTAATCAAACTGAAGTTATTGCCTTTTAATTACTGGCTTGAATATCTCGACTTAGTGTTCTTTTTTAGATGTCTTCATGGTCATGTTGATCTAACTCGTTCATTTAATtactatttttcctttgttacgAGTCAAACGCGTCAAGCGTGCTCAGGGCTGAACTTAAAGATTAATAATAATCGCACATCAACTTTTCGGGACTTCGATTTTAATAGGATAGCAAATTTGTGGAACAATATACCTAATGATGTGAGGCCGGCTGAGTCTATTGACTGTTTTAAGCGTAAACTTAAGTCGTTTTATTTCAAGACACTTTTCAACGTTTTTGATGGCGACAACTTTCGtacctttaaaataatttgtccTAAATGTCGCCGGGTAAATACCCTTGCACTTGTCAAGCAGCCTATTTAGTCTATTTACGTACATTATTAAGTTAATATTTTAGAAGAGGGTCGGGTTGGTGCTTAAACCTAGCAGGGGACTTATGTCCTCTTGTTTTTGCACCGGTACTGCTTTGTACAAatccttaaataaataaataaaataaataaaaaaatagacttcaacggggtttgaacgcATAAcgtcgcgataccggtgcgacgctcacGGGAACATTGCAACCCAAAAATGACCATCTACCAACGTCACtggcgtcgcaccggtatcgcgaggtcaaggcttcaaaccctgttgaagtcctgaattgttcaggattctttacgcaattgcaaaaattgcgttcataaccgcgagtatcatagcttcacttgataaacaCAACTTGGTGTAAAATGTGAATGCAGTTTAATTTTAATAATCAAATGGTCTGATTTGATGTTCTTTTCAGCACCCATTGAAATTAAATCTATTTGGAACTTTCCTAACAACgatagtttttttgttgctCTTCTCTTTCTAAGGATCACATGTGAGAAGAAGCATTGGCTTAAATCTCCGAAAATCGCCAATGTTTGCAAGAAGTGGCCAACTAACTACAACCTTGTTTGAGATGAAAATACAGTACCTTTCTTAAAAGAAACAGCGCTTCTTGCAGCGACGTCATGTCCAAGAGATGTCTAGTGatgcaatgaaaaaaaagacCACTTTTCTTAGATTGTTATTTACCTGTATCCTGATTGGGAGCAAAGgacgagaagaaaaaaaaaaacgaactgtTCGTCGGATGTCCGCTGAAATCTAACCCATACCCTGAAGTTTTTTACTTTTATGTTTTCCATAATACTCATTATATATTACTATTGTTATATTAATGTTGACAAAGTGTAAACAAACCTGATTGACTGAAGTACCTCTTGCCTCTGCatctgaaaaagaaaaccatggtGCAAACATGTGAAAAGGAATCCTGCAGTCTCCTCGGAGACCAGGTTTGGTGCAGTATTGACATTGCTTTAAGTCTGCTTCCGACAAGAAATGTAGACACTCGCAGCCACGCACATCGTGAGCGCGGCATTTGACAGTTCCTTTCAGCGAACAAACTGGACAGCAGACGCACATTTCAAATCGTATGTTGCTTAGCCAGTCAAACTCATTTCGCATGCTCTCCAGAATCATTCTCAGCTGCCAGTGGAGTGCAAGGCTTGTAGACGAGTCAAAATTACCATAAGTAAAACCTGGTGTTATTGTTTCAACGGCACAATCTCCGGTGTGAATTGCAACTTCGATACACGACGAATGGCAAAGGAAAATGACGGAAGTTCCTTGATTAGGAAGTATATGAAACAGCGCAAAGTTTCGAGACAGTTCAGGATTTACTGGACTCTTCCATTCCTTCTTGCTCCACTGGTAAAACTGCAGGACAAGACGGGGGAAAAGACCAGGGGGCACTCGACCCAATTCGAACCTTATGAAGAGCGAAGGAACTTGAATCGAGTCTAGTAGCTTAAAAACGTCATCTGTTGGAGCCGATTTGAGCATGGACGGTACAAGATATTGTTGGTTTGCATCCTGAGTTGGCCAGGAACAGAGCAAGCTAAATCTTTCCATAATCGCCAGGAGGCTGCTGTGGGTTTCCTCGATCACGGACAAAGACTTCCAGGCATGAATTAGCAGCCTTTCATCCAATATTCCCGTCATTTCAAGTTTATGCCAAAGATCTTCAACGGTTCTCTCTGATCGCTCATAAGGCTTAATGGTAATGACACTTCTGAAGATATCAATGAGCCATTGAAGATCCAGTATAACCATCCTTTCCAGCGCTTGTTGTCCactaaaatgaatcaaaattctCTGATCATGTAAAAAGTTTGTGGCCGCGCAAAACTCGTCATCATCCCTCAAACCACACGTATCAAAGGCGATTTCCATGGCTTTCTCTTTAGGTATCCACTTGTGACCCTCTTCACGAAGGCGGTGGAGTTCATTCTCATACTTCAGCCACTTCAatgggatgggttgtttcaaatGAGGTAATTCCTTGGCAATAGCAAGGATTTCTTGCCTCAGCCGTATCACCTCCTGACAATCATTTTCACTTCCCGACTTTGTGTTATCAACTACAAAGACGTCTTGAAAGAGATGATCCTTATAAATCTTTGTTCGCAAGAAACCATATATTTCAAGGGCCATCTTTCTCGCATTGGGATGTTCGTCAGGACTTTCAGTATAGGGCTTGTCAGCATGAGTGCAGACTAGAAAAACTGGAGGCAACCTTGTGGGCGACATTTCAGGCAGAGCAGTGGCCAGGCTCGAGGCATTTGAACTAGCCAACGAATAAATTGATGACAACCAAAAATCGAGCCAATCCATATTTGTATCAGTGAAGTTAATATCATCAGCTTTCTTGTACAGCCCTTCTCTCTCAGGAATGTTCGCTTGATGATATGGATCTTGACTCAAGTCACACGTCAAGATATAAAGGGCTTTATCTGTCATAAAGATTGGGTGGGTGGCATAATAGACCCTCTGACCTCCAAAGTCCCACAATGTTGAATAAATACTGTCCTCTCTTTCAAGCTTCTGAGCACTCTCAAGCATTTCTATTGACAATTTCACTAAATCGTCCGatagttttgtttcaaagatatTAGTCTCTGCAGTGTCCTTCTCGGTTTGTTCACTTGTACTTGATTCCTCCGAGGATTTAAGGGCGGAAGCGCCTGGCATCTTTTCTTGCTCTCCTTTCAAGCTTTTAACCATGAAGCTCGCTACATGGCGATCAAAGAAGACCTTGGAATCAACATCAGATTCTATTCCTTTCTGGCCTGTCCTCCAAACTTCCATTGAGATTTTAAAATGGGAAGGATCAGTCTCTATTCCTTCTGTGCTAGCTTGCGTTGCACTGAAGGCTTCTCCAGTCAAAGACTTCTTCAAACTGGTCTTTCCGACCCGATGTTGGCCAACTATCATGATTGGCAGTCTTCTTACGAGGGCTGTACCATCCTTGAGAGCACTATTGAAGGCTTTAACAGCACGCGGACCACGTGACAGAATCTCAGACGGAACAGATCGTTCTGGATTGAAAATCAAATACTAACAATGTAAAATCCAAGTCTTTAAAATATTAATCTATCCAGTTATAACTAAGGGATAAAATGCCTCAGACGTTTTCTGTTATTAACTACATGGCAGACCTACTATATGAAACACCGTCCCTCCCTTTCGACAAAGAATGTGTGAAACCAGAAATACAATGGATGGTTAGTCATTTTTATACCTTATTCCAAGGTTCATTAATATTTCAAGGGTATATATAGTTCTATGCAAAGGCAGAAACCAGTCAAGTGCATCCAACACTGAAGCCAGTATTCTCGTCGTTCGCTCACGTGGCCTAATCCTAATAACTTTGAAACTATCTGCTTAACAAGTGTTCCTTGGCGTGTAAAGAGCCGGATTGTCATGattttcatgattttgaaaACTGTAAGGcacaaagaaaatactttcTCGTACAACCACTATTTCAGGAGAGGGGTCGAGGGAGATGCAAAATCGATGGGTTTCGGTAATAAATCATGCAGATGCTAACATCAGACATTATTGAAACTGTGTTTGTAGTTGTGGGTTCGTTGCAGGACCCCCAGCTGGATAGAGCAAGTTTAATTTCGGCTGAGTAGCAGCACTTAATCTTGACGGACGAAGCTACGACTTAAAGGCCCAgaaatacgggcaacatttttcgtgcaacttgtcgcgtaacagtgttgcgttgcaagttgagatggtttgttgcgcgtctaaccaccttcttgcgcaacaatttttttatgttgcaaaaagtagacgtcgcttttgcttttagcaacatgaaaatttgttgtacgaggaggtggtaatacgcgcaacaaactatctcaacttgcaacgcaacattgttgcgcgacaattTGCACggaaaatgttgcccgtattactgggccttaagagcttctgcctgagagaccggggcagacttggaaatgaaggtcggccgatttcgcttaaaattgacacacaaagtacttatgtcg of the Montipora capricornis isolate CH-2021 chromosome 7, ASM3666992v2, whole genome shotgun sequence genome contains:
- the LOC138058055 gene encoding uncharacterized protein, whose translation is MIVGQHRVGKTSLKKSLTGEAFSATQASTEGIETDPSHFKISMEVWRTGQKGIESDVDSKVFFDRHVASFMVKSLKGEQEKMPGASALKSSEESSTSEQTEKDTAETNIFETKLSDDLVKLSIEMLESAQKLEREDSIYSTLWDFGGQRVYYATHPIFMTDKALYILTCDLSQDPYHQANIPEREGLYKKADDINFTDTNMDWLDFWLSSIYSLASSNASSLATALPEMSPTRLPPVFLVCTHADKPYTESPDEHPNARKMALEIYGFLRTKIYKDHLFQDVFVVDNTKSGSENDCQEVIRLRQEILAIAKELPHLKQPIPLKWLKYENELHRLREEGHKWIPKEKAMEIAFDTCGLRDDDEFCAATNFLHDQRILIHFSGQQALERMVILDLQWLIDIFRSVITIKPYERSERTVEDLWHKLEMTGILDERLLIHAWKSLSVIEETHSSLLAIMERFSLLCSWPTQDANQQYLVPSMLKSAPTDDVFKLLDSIQVPSLFIRFELGRVPPGLFPRLVLQFYQWSKKEWKSPVNPELSRNFALFHILPNQGTSVIFLCHSSCIEVAIHTGDCAVETITPGFTYGNFDSSTSLALHWQLRMILESMRNEFDWLSNIRFEMCVCCPVCSLKGTVKCRAHDVRGCECLHFLSEADLKQCQYCTKPGLRGDCRIPFHMFAPWFSFSDAEARGTSVNQTSLGHDVAARSAVSFKKAASEKALALPDGVVNSMHVPSCDPKGVVSKFQESLHLMPTALANPQNEDKRWIRCLANTAKSENRKDVVEYLRTIVPCGTTGPLLDEGLDVQCVPFKQRMELTFFLTVNERWKELAQRLGFSYNSICFLDERSANPSDVLLNIVAKRYPFHVGELYDMLVESELPGAADML